A genomic window from Thalassoroseus pseudoceratinae includes:
- a CDS encoding Gfo/Idh/MocA family protein: protein MTKPLNIGMIGYGFMGKAHTNAYASANHFFPELEYKPVLKAVCARNKDKAQVFADTWGYESVETDWREMLKRDDIDAVDICTPNNLHKEIAIAAAEAGKAILCEKPLAMDVAEGEEMCEAVEKAGVPNIVWYNYRRLPAVTLAKQLIDEGRLGRIFHYRANFLQDWTINEDVPQGGAATWRLDADAAGSGVTGDLLAHCIDTAVWLNGLVKDVSAMTETFVKERPDAETGEKKPVKIDDACSFMCHFQNGSLGLFESTRYARGHKALYTFEVNGEKASLKWDLHDLHRLEYFDHADDSVVRGWRNIHVSDGDQPYLDHWWVPGLQIGYEHSFIHQVADFLAGYEKGNPVAPTFRDALETQKICDAVLKSAHDHSWVEIS from the coding sequence ATGACGAAGCCGCTCAATATCGGCATGATTGGTTATGGGTTTATGGGCAAAGCGCACACGAATGCGTATGCCTCGGCGAATCACTTTTTCCCAGAACTTGAGTACAAGCCGGTCCTGAAAGCTGTTTGTGCTCGGAACAAAGACAAGGCCCAGGTATTCGCGGACACTTGGGGTTATGAGTCCGTCGAAACCGATTGGAGGGAAATGCTGAAGCGAGACGATATCGATGCAGTCGATATCTGTACGCCGAACAATTTGCACAAGGAAATTGCGATTGCTGCGGCGGAAGCTGGTAAGGCGATTCTTTGTGAAAAGCCACTCGCGATGGATGTCGCTGAAGGCGAGGAAATGTGCGAAGCGGTCGAGAAGGCCGGCGTTCCGAACATCGTGTGGTACAACTACCGCCGACTTCCCGCCGTCACGCTCGCGAAGCAGTTGATTGACGAAGGCCGCTTGGGTCGTATCTTCCACTATCGTGCAAACTTCCTCCAAGACTGGACAATCAACGAAGACGTCCCGCAAGGTGGTGCCGCCACTTGGCGACTCGACGCTGATGCCGCCGGTTCCGGTGTGACGGGGGACTTGCTCGCTCACTGCATCGACACCGCGGTTTGGCTGAACGGTCTCGTCAAAGACGTCAGCGCCATGACCGAGACGTTCGTAAAAGAGCGGCCCGATGCCGAAACCGGCGAGAAGAAACCCGTCAAAATCGACGATGCTTGTTCTTTCATGTGTCACTTCCAGAACGGTTCGCTGGGGCTGTTCGAGTCCACACGATACGCTCGCGGTCACAAGGCTCTCTACACCTTCGAAGTGAATGGTGAGAAAGCGTCGCTCAAATGGGATTTGCACGACCTGCACCGACTGGAATACTTCGATCACGCCGATGATTCCGTGGTTCGTGGTTGGCGGAACATTCACGTTTCCGATGGCGATCAGCCGTATCTCGATCACTGGTGGGTCCCGGGCTTGCAGATCGGCTACGAACACAGCTTCATTCACCAGGTTGCCGATTTCCTCGCTGGCTACGAAAAAGGAAATCCTGTCGCACCGACGTTCCGCGATGCCTTGGAAACGCAAAAGATTTGCGACGCCGTGCTAAAGAGCGCTCATGATCATTCGTGGGTGGAAATTAGTTAG
- a CDS encoding outer membrane protein assembly factor BamB family protein — protein sequence MSPLFSRLTLLVLMCTIANSASAENWSRFRGDNGTGVVSLAGAPVTWSPGDYEWNVELPGVGHSSPIIWGDKLFVTSAIDEGTVRYLFCLDAITGEQEWSRMFALNRSHKHEKSSWASSTPTTDGKHVYVAFADEETYTLTAYDFSGELVWRRRLGAFTSQHGQGVSPIIYKDLVILPNDQMGPSSIVALDKKTGRTVWSTVRDYRRTSYATPMILERDGEPAQLICVSGATGVSSLDPNTGHKNWETGEFPMRTVASPVYCDGLIFASCGGGGKGALMIAVDPSLTKDSFKDGADRIRYQRERILPYVPTPIAHGDHVYLWNDNGVVSCIEAEDGKNIWTQRVGGNYSGSPICIDGKLYAMSESGTVHIVKASPEFEKLGEVELGDPSHATVAVSGDQIYFRTFHRLMTLKVSSKSETDAAR from the coding sequence ATGTCGCCACTTTTTTCACGACTGACGTTACTGGTCCTAATGTGCACAATTGCCAACTCGGCTTCCGCCGAGAATTGGTCCCGCTTCCGTGGAGACAATGGAACCGGAGTGGTCTCGCTGGCGGGGGCTCCTGTGACATGGAGTCCGGGAGATTATGAATGGAATGTGGAACTCCCCGGGGTTGGCCATTCCTCTCCGATTATTTGGGGCGACAAATTGTTCGTCACGTCGGCCATCGACGAAGGAACCGTCCGCTATTTGTTCTGTCTGGATGCAATCACCGGCGAACAAGAATGGTCGCGGATGTTTGCGTTGAATCGAAGTCACAAACATGAAAAGAGTAGTTGGGCGTCGAGCACACCGACCACCGACGGGAAACACGTCTATGTGGCGTTTGCCGATGAAGAAACCTACACGCTCACGGCTTACGACTTCTCCGGAGAATTGGTTTGGCGACGCCGTTTAGGGGCATTCACGAGCCAGCATGGACAAGGTGTGTCTCCAATTATCTACAAGGATCTCGTGATTCTTCCCAACGATCAAATGGGGCCAAGTTCGATCGTCGCACTCGATAAAAAGACCGGCCGAACGGTTTGGAGTACCGTGCGTGATTACCGTCGCACAAGCTATGCGACGCCGATGATTCTGGAACGTGACGGTGAACCGGCCCAACTCATTTGTGTCAGCGGAGCCACGGGCGTGAGCAGTCTCGATCCGAATACTGGGCATAAGAATTGGGAGACCGGCGAATTCCCAATGCGAACTGTGGCGTCACCGGTTTATTGCGATGGCTTGATTTTCGCCAGTTGCGGTGGTGGCGGCAAAGGCGCGTTGATGATTGCCGTCGATCCCTCACTCACCAAAGATTCTTTCAAAGACGGGGCCGATCGAATTCGGTATCAGCGTGAACGTATTCTGCCATATGTTCCCACGCCGATCGCACATGGGGACCATGTTTACCTCTGGAATGACAACGGTGTGGTTAGCTGCATCGAGGCGGAAGACGGAAAGAACATTTGGACCCAACGGGTCGGCGGGAACTACAGCGGCTCGCCAATTTGCATCGACGGCAAGCTCTATGCGATGAGTGAGTCCGGCACGGTTCATATTGTGAAGGCCAGTCCGGAATTCGAGAAGCTCGGTGAAGTCGAGTTGGGCGACCCCAGCCACGCGACGGTCGCGGTCTCAGGTGACCAAATCTACTTTCGCACGTTCCACCGTCTGATGACGTTGAAGGTTTCCTCGAAATCCGAAACGGATGCTGCCCGGTAA
- a CDS encoding sugar phosphate isomerase/epimerase family protein has protein sequence MPHTLPKLHNAMWPGLVGKGGDEPDAEPPISLDRMLELTAAAEVDGQKFEGIDYFLFHPHTDPDASDDELKAIADKIAGHNLTVGSLVAPIWPGTVGDSAMGDDEQQQKFLTAIEKACRIAKVFNEHGVRKYGVIRIDSAGGPDEWYKDPEANTKRIADTFQKAAKIAADHGERLAAEGEICWAGMHSWKNMVDLLEAVDMPETLGFQADLAHTYLYLLGVNAPEHKLLSEGYSEEEFWAAYKQMTDALRPWTIDFHVAQNDGSVHGTGSHDKTGRHCPADDPNGKLDIVKCSGYWLEDAQSRGIEHICWDGCMFPNAMLEKPETWNTILKTMMEVRDAHGWS, from the coding sequence ATGCCCCACACGCTTCCGAAATTGCACAACGCCATGTGGCCAGGATTGGTTGGGAAAGGCGGCGACGAGCCAGATGCCGAACCACCGATTAGTCTCGATCGTATGCTTGAACTGACCGCCGCCGCCGAAGTCGATGGCCAAAAGTTTGAGGGAATCGACTACTTCCTATTTCATCCCCACACCGACCCCGATGCCAGCGATGACGAATTGAAAGCCATCGCGGACAAAATCGCGGGACACAACCTCACGGTCGGTTCGCTCGTGGCTCCGATTTGGCCGGGAACCGTTGGTGATTCGGCCATGGGTGATGACGAGCAACAGCAAAAGTTCCTCACTGCCATTGAGAAAGCCTGTCGCATCGCGAAAGTGTTCAACGAGCATGGCGTGCGGAAGTACGGTGTGATTCGCATCGACTCCGCCGGTGGACCGGACGAGTGGTACAAAGACCCGGAAGCCAACACGAAGCGGATCGCCGACACCTTCCAAAAAGCCGCCAAGATCGCCGCCGATCATGGTGAACGGTTAGCCGCGGAAGGCGAGATTTGCTGGGCGGGAATGCACTCTTGGAAGAACATGGTCGACTTGCTCGAAGCCGTCGACATGCCTGAAACGCTCGGCTTCCAAGCGGACTTGGCTCACACGTATTTGTATCTCCTCGGCGTCAACGCCCCGGAGCACAAATTGCTCAGCGAAGGTTACTCGGAAGAGGAATTCTGGGCCGCCTACAAACAAATGACCGATGCCCTGCGGCCGTGGACGATCGATTTCCATGTTGCCCAGAATGACGGCAGCGTGCATGGCACTGGCAGTCACGACAAAACCGGTCGCCACTGCCCCGCCGACGATCCGAACGGCAAACTCGATATCGTGAAGTGTTCGGGCTATTGGCTCGAAGACGCACAATCACGTGGCATCGAACACATCTGCTGGGACGGTTGCATGTTCCCCAACGCGATGCTCGAAAAACCGGAAACCTGGAACACCATCCTCAAAACCATGATGGAAGTCCGCGACGCACACGGCTGGAGTTGA
- a CDS encoding sigma 54-interacting transcriptional regulator, with translation MSPSSDPLTATSETTAYLVVRDGSTWRDVFRLLPGQVTTLGRAPTNRVVLRDDVCSRNHCEIFYSESAWTLRDLKSRNGTLVNGDLVHDDWELREGQVIQIGSCAIGFTHDISKPFEAFENDLLEKPAGDTVAGYSGANAADDQSGSSVLEGGEIVHRASSSRYGRTESDELELSERTNFELAHLYRFGLDMGSAKDAVSLCRTGIEGLRSTTNAGIGAIFLLAEPVTRNADPEQLSLVAYDCAEDQTLERVSTSLSRIVLESREAILARDVTDDSALAESESLNNFAVESVLCAPIQFEQTIYGVIHLYALSMDNRLSPDDLEFTLAVADQMALALKSLTERESLATTAARYRDENVTLRRQLELDSQLVGKSAAIRSLRETITRIAPTDATTLIRGESGVGKELVARAIHENSGRRRGPFVCMNCAALNESLLESELFGHEKGSFTGAVGRKSGKFEQATQGTLFLDEVGEMSPIIQAKFLRVLEGHAFERVGGHEPITVNVRVVAATNRDLEEAVATGDFRKDLYFRLHVVEISVVPLRERKSDVPLLADYFLDRSARRSKRNVTGFSRQALQILMDYDWPGNVRELQNVVERAVILCRQTEVQAEDVHLSGLGVSESSQTLPTTHSGQSEYREISLEQHEKEHILATLEHTEWNKSKAAQILGIERSTLDRKLKRYDVQRPTPGG, from the coding sequence ATGTCACCAAGCTCTGATCCTTTGACAGCCACATCCGAAACAACCGCTTATCTCGTCGTACGTGATGGTTCGACGTGGCGGGATGTCTTTCGTCTGTTGCCCGGTCAAGTCACCACACTTGGGCGAGCCCCGACCAATCGCGTCGTCTTGCGTGACGATGTCTGCAGCCGGAATCACTGCGAAATCTTTTACAGTGAATCCGCATGGACGCTACGCGATTTGAAAAGTCGCAACGGAACACTGGTCAACGGCGACTTGGTTCATGACGACTGGGAACTCCGAGAAGGGCAGGTCATTCAGATCGGCTCGTGTGCGATTGGTTTCACGCACGACATTTCCAAACCCTTCGAGGCATTTGAAAACGATCTCTTGGAGAAACCGGCTGGCGATACCGTGGCTGGCTATTCCGGTGCGAATGCGGCAGACGATCAATCCGGAAGTTCGGTGTTGGAAGGTGGCGAGATCGTCCATCGGGCATCGAGTTCGCGGTATGGCCGCACGGAATCGGATGAACTGGAACTCTCGGAACGAACCAATTTCGAGTTGGCTCATCTCTACCGCTTCGGTCTCGACATGGGTTCCGCAAAAGATGCGGTCTCGTTGTGTCGGACGGGCATCGAAGGTTTGCGATCCACCACCAACGCTGGGATCGGTGCGATCTTTCTACTCGCCGAACCTGTCACACGCAACGCCGATCCGGAACAACTGTCTCTCGTCGCTTACGATTGCGCGGAAGATCAAACGCTGGAACGCGTCTCTACGAGTCTGTCCCGCATTGTCTTGGAAAGTCGAGAAGCGATCCTTGCCAGAGACGTGACCGACGACAGCGCTTTGGCTGAAAGCGAAAGCCTGAACAATTTTGCCGTCGAAAGCGTGCTGTGTGCACCGATACAATTCGAGCAAACGATCTACGGCGTGATCCACTTGTACGCCTTGAGTATGGACAATCGGCTTTCCCCTGATGACCTGGAGTTTACCCTCGCCGTCGCCGACCAGATGGCTCTTGCATTGAAGAGCCTGACAGAACGGGAGTCCCTCGCCACGACGGCAGCGCGGTATCGGGACGAAAATGTCACGCTGCGTCGTCAATTGGAACTCGACAGCCAGTTGGTCGGGAAGAGTGCCGCCATTCGTAGCTTACGCGAGACGATCACGCGAATCGCTCCAACGGATGCAACTACGCTGATCCGAGGCGAAAGCGGGGTGGGCAAGGAGTTGGTTGCTCGAGCGATTCACGAAAACAGCGGCCGACGTCGCGGGCCATTTGTCTGCATGAATTGTGCCGCGCTCAACGAGAGTCTTTTAGAAAGTGAGCTGTTCGGCCACGAGAAAGGCTCGTTCACCGGTGCGGTGGGTCGAAAGTCGGGGAAATTTGAACAAGCAACGCAAGGGACCCTGTTCCTTGACGAAGTCGGCGAGATGAGCCCCATCATCCAAGCCAAGTTTCTCCGCGTCCTGGAAGGGCACGCATTTGAGCGGGTTGGCGGGCATGAACCGATCACCGTCAACGTTCGCGTGGTTGCAGCGACCAACCGCGATTTGGAAGAAGCAGTTGCCACGGGCGACTTCCGGAAGGACTTGTACTTTCGGTTGCACGTGGTCGAGATTTCCGTGGTTCCCCTCCGAGAGCGTAAATCGGATGTTCCACTCTTGGCCGACTATTTTCTCGACCGCAGTGCCCGACGATCCAAACGCAACGTCACAGGATTCAGCCGTCAAGCCCTGCAAATTTTGATGGACTACGATTGGCCTGGGAACGTTCGCGAGTTGCAGAATGTGGTCGAACGGGCCGTCATTTTGTGTCGCCAAACAGAAGTCCAGGCCGAAGATGTCCACCTTTCCGGTTTGGGCGTCTCCGAAAGTTCCCAGACCTTGCCCACCACCCATTCCGGGCAATCGGAATACCGCGAAATCTCTCTGGAACAACACGAAAAAGAACACATTCTCGCCACACTGGAGCACACGGAGTGGAACAAGTCGAAAGCGGCTCAAATATTGGGTATCGAGCGATCGACACTTGACCGAAAACTGAAACGTTACGACGTGCAACGCCCTACACCGGGGGGGTAG
- the pheS gene encoding phenylalanine--tRNA ligase subunit alpha, which translates to MDALEAFSEYEAAAIEAFRAATSAEELESARVEFLGQKKGRLRDLQKAVGKSKPEDRPVVGKKFNEVKQRVGQLLEERQAELDQPAAALTAIDLTLPGEPLVLGRRHVITQTIDEFKELMGRFGFTAVEGPEIEDETHNFVALNIPEEHPARDPLDNFYFAAAEAAAGGPVLLRSQTSTVQIRVMEQSKPPIRIVSLGRVYRPDKIDDTHHFMFHQMEGLMVGDDVTMAQLKTVLSLFAKSYLGDDVEVRFRPSFFPFTEPSVEVDVSWQGGWMEIGGAGMVDPNVLRAVGYDPEEVSGFAFGLGIERFCMRRHNITDIRRFHENNVRFLSQF; encoded by the coding sequence GCTGCCATTGAGGCATTCCGAGCCGCGACATCGGCCGAGGAACTGGAGTCGGCTCGTGTCGAATTTCTCGGCCAAAAGAAGGGCCGGCTTCGCGACCTGCAAAAAGCCGTCGGTAAATCGAAGCCGGAAGATCGGCCGGTCGTTGGCAAAAAGTTCAACGAAGTCAAGCAACGCGTCGGCCAACTTCTCGAAGAACGGCAAGCCGAGCTGGATCAACCGGCGGCGGCACTGACCGCAATTGACCTCACATTGCCCGGTGAACCTCTAGTGCTCGGGCGACGTCATGTGATTACGCAGACAATTGACGAGTTCAAAGAACTCATGGGCCGATTCGGGTTCACTGCGGTCGAAGGTCCGGAAATCGAGGACGAAACCCATAATTTCGTCGCCCTGAACATCCCGGAAGAACACCCGGCTCGCGATCCGCTGGATAACTTCTATTTCGCTGCCGCGGAAGCTGCGGCCGGTGGACCGGTCTTGCTGCGAAGCCAAACATCAACGGTGCAAATTCGGGTGATGGAGCAGAGCAAGCCTCCGATCCGAATTGTCTCATTGGGACGCGTCTACCGACCAGACAAAATTGACGACACCCACCACTTCATGTTCCACCAAATGGAAGGATTGATGGTGGGGGATGACGTCACGATGGCTCAACTGAAGACAGTGCTCAGCCTGTTCGCGAAGTCATATCTTGGCGACGACGTGGAAGTTCGGTTCCGGCCATCGTTCTTCCCATTCACCGAACCGTCTGTCGAAGTGGACGTGAGCTGGCAGGGCGGTTGGATGGAAATTGGCGGCGCCGGAATGGTTGACCCCAACGTGCTTCGCGCAGTCGGGTATGATCCCGAAGAAGTCTCGGGTTTCGCGTTCGGTTTGGGAATTGAACGGTTCTGCATGCGGCGACACAACATCACCGACATCCGCCGATTCCACGAAAACAACGTGCGATTCCTAAGCCAGTTCTAA
- a CDS encoding GreA/GreB family elongation factor translates to MDRQPISREGYDKLKEDIAKLEVQKSEVAELIKLAREEGDLSENAEYHGQRETQGMIQAKIHQLKSKLASCYIVDRSAMPKGVVGFGSVVTVKDLSDGMEEQYELVGPGEEDYSCEPMKILTNSPIAEGLTGKKVGDQVEIEIPSGKLNMEITKIEDPE, encoded by the coding sequence ATGGATCGGCAACCCATCAGCCGAGAAGGCTACGACAAACTCAAAGAGGACATTGCCAAGCTCGAAGTCCAGAAATCCGAAGTTGCCGAGCTGATCAAGCTCGCTCGTGAAGAAGGCGACCTCAGCGAAAACGCCGAATACCACGGGCAACGCGAAACCCAGGGCATGATCCAGGCGAAAATTCACCAGCTCAAAAGCAAGCTCGCCAGCTGCTATATCGTCGATCGCTCGGCGATGCCCAAGGGGGTTGTCGGATTCGGTTCGGTCGTGACCGTCAAAGATCTGTCCGACGGAATGGAAGAGCAATACGAACTCGTCGGTCCGGGCGAGGAAGATTACTCTTGTGAGCCGATGAAGATCCTCACCAATAGCCCGATCGCAGAAGGACTCACCGGCAAGAAGGTTGGTGATCAGGTCGAGATTGAGATTCCGAGTGGCAAACTCAATATGGAAATCACGAAGATCGAGGATCCCGAATAG
- a CDS encoding PQQ-binding-like beta-propeller repeat protein: MKNHFSIAALVWVLVWPTMGQSANWPEFRGPTGEGIATVSGLPVEWSPDKNVVWKTPVPGLGWSSPIVLGEQIFLTTAVGAEDDQSGPQKLRVLSFDVATGKPNWNVEVFAPRDTSMHKKNSHASPTPITDGEHIFVHFGAYGTAALTTDGKVLWRQTGIDYRMQHGTGGSPILVDDLLVFSCDGSDVQFVVALDKSTGKIRWKKDRPAIKNSRKFSFSTPLAIEVDGQTQIISPATDQVVAYAPQDGRELWSLPYSGYSVIPRPVYGGGLLYLATSYNTSQLLAIRPGTQDSEAEIVWKLQRGAPHTPSVVYVDGMVFLVSDRGIGTCVDAATGTVHWQKRLGGNYSASPLYSEGRVYFQSEQGVGTVVRASKEYEVLAENDMKERTLASYAVAEKDLLIRTETQLYRVSATP, from the coding sequence ATGAAGAATCATTTTTCGATCGCCGCACTCGTTTGGGTTCTCGTTTGGCCAACAATGGGGCAGTCCGCCAATTGGCCGGAGTTTCGTGGGCCGACTGGTGAAGGCATCGCCACAGTCAGCGGGTTGCCAGTCGAATGGTCGCCAGACAAGAACGTCGTCTGGAAGACACCGGTTCCCGGTTTGGGGTGGTCTTCGCCGATCGTGCTTGGTGAGCAAATCTTCCTGACGACAGCGGTCGGGGCGGAGGATGATCAATCCGGTCCCCAGAAGCTTCGCGTGTTGTCGTTCGATGTCGCGACGGGAAAACCCAACTGGAATGTCGAAGTCTTCGCGCCGCGAGACACTTCGATGCACAAAAAGAACAGCCACGCCAGCCCAACGCCGATCACCGATGGCGAACATATCTTCGTCCACTTCGGTGCCTACGGAACCGCTGCCCTGACAACCGATGGCAAAGTTCTCTGGCGTCAGACGGGAATTGACTACCGCATGCAACACGGGACCGGCGGGTCACCGATTCTGGTCGATGATTTGCTGGTTTTCAGTTGTGACGGTTCCGATGTGCAATTTGTGGTCGCCCTGGACAAATCGACCGGGAAGATTCGGTGGAAAAAAGATCGGCCGGCCATCAAGAATTCTCGGAAGTTCTCCTTTAGCACGCCGTTGGCGATCGAAGTGGACGGCCAAACCCAGATCATCAGCCCCGCGACCGATCAGGTCGTCGCATACGCACCACAGGATGGTCGGGAACTGTGGTCACTGCCCTACTCCGGCTACTCGGTGATTCCGCGTCCGGTGTACGGTGGCGGATTGCTCTATCTCGCCACAAGTTACAACACGTCTCAGCTCTTGGCCATTCGTCCCGGCACGCAAGATTCCGAGGCTGAAATCGTTTGGAAACTCCAACGAGGTGCCCCGCATACGCCATCGGTTGTCTATGTTGACGGGATGGTGTTCCTCGTCAGTGATCGTGGTATCGGGACCTGTGTAGACGCGGCGACGGGGACCGTCCATTGGCAGAAGCGGCTTGGTGGGAATTATTCCGCGTCGCCGTTGTATAGTGAGGGACGCGTTTATTTCCAGAGTGAGCAAGGCGTCGGGACCGTCGTTCGAGCCTCGAAGGAATACGAAGTCCTCGCTGAAAATGACATGAAGGAACGCACGTTGGCTTCGTATGCGGTTGCTGAGAAAGACCTGCTAATCCGCACTGAGACACAGTTGTACCGTGTCTCGGCGACTCCCTGA
- the argC gene encoding N-acetyl-gamma-glutamyl-phosphate reductase, giving the protein MTRVAILGATGYTAYELIRILLRHPQVEITAVTSRTDTRHITAVHPAFHGMLNLSLENLSADELAKRADYVFCCLPHGASMETIPKLMSAGAKVVDLSADYRLDSPAVYEQWYGLVHTDPTRLGDAVYGLPELFADKIAGQDLIANPGCYTSTSILALAPLLAQKLIKPQGIIIDAKSGVSGAGRTPKLTNLYSEVNESFTAYGVGNHRHTPEIEQVLTTVSEQEVGVTFTPHLVPMDRGILCTIYAQQTGDLGQTELLERVRAFYSGKPFVRVVEHIPVTKHVAHTNYCDITVRLSRGQLIVFAALDNLVKGAAGVAVQNFNLLAGYSETTALI; this is encoded by the coding sequence ATGACCCGCGTGGCAATTTTGGGGGCAACCGGTTACACGGCTTACGAATTGATCCGTATTCTCCTGCGGCATCCGCAAGTGGAGATCACCGCGGTCACCAGCCGAACCGACACGCGGCACATTACAGCCGTGCATCCGGCGTTCCATGGGATGCTCAATCTTTCGCTGGAGAACCTTTCCGCAGACGAATTAGCCAAGCGGGCGGACTATGTGTTCTGCTGCCTTCCGCACGGCGCTAGCATGGAAACGATTCCCAAGCTGATGTCCGCCGGGGCGAAAGTCGTTGATTTGAGTGCCGACTACCGCCTCGATAGCCCCGCCGTTTATGAGCAGTGGTATGGCCTGGTGCACACCGATCCGACACGGTTGGGTGATGCGGTCTACGGTTTGCCGGAACTCTTTGCCGACAAAATTGCGGGGCAAGATCTGATCGCCAATCCCGGCTGTTACACCAGCACCTCGATTTTGGCTCTCGCACCGCTACTGGCTCAGAAGCTGATCAAGCCGCAGGGCATTATCATCGATGCAAAGAGTGGAGTCAGTGGAGCAGGGCGGACACCAAAGTTGACGAACTTGTATTCCGAGGTCAACGAAAGTTTCACCGCGTATGGGGTGGGAAACCATCGCCACACACCCGAGATCGAACAGGTGCTCACTACGGTTTCCGAGCAAGAAGTCGGCGTGACCTTCACACCACACTTGGTTCCGATGGACCGTGGAATTCTTTGCACCATTTATGCTCAGCAAACTGGTGATCTCGGTCAAACGGAATTGCTGGAACGAGTCCGTGCGTTCTACAGCGGCAAACCGTTCGTGCGGGTGGTCGAGCACATTCCCGTCACGAAACACGTGGCTCACACCAATTACTGCGACATCACCGTGCGTCTTTCCCGAGGACAGTTGATCGTGTTCGCCGCACTCGACAACCTCGTCAAAGGAGCCGCCGGAGTCGCGGTGCAGAATTTCAATTTACTCGCGGGTTATTCGGAAACGACAGCCCTCATCTAA
- the argJ gene encoding bifunctional glutamate N-acetyltransferase/amino-acid acetyltransferase ArgJ: MSEEISLPQGFQATGLHCGVKSDSSLNDLAVFASERPCASAGVFTQNRVVGAPVTISRERTPSASARAVVINSGNANACTGQRGLDDARTMTQQVAERLNCPADDVLVCSTGIIGHFLPMDKLSDGIPQAMNNLAADTSHFEAAARGMMTTDTFPKIGSRTVNIGGKPVTLFGAAKGAAMIAPNMATMLCVVLTDAALTVADAERMLKHSVDRSFNSISVDGHTSTSDTVLLLANGAAEVGPTNADESQALLEALDDLTAELAQMIIRDAEGADHFITLDVTGLATREDAYQVAKTIAESALVKTAIAGADPNWGRIISAAGYSGIPVDPEKMTLHINGTRIFQNGSPTDYDDATVSQTLRDNREVHIELECGLGDANVRFWTSDLTQEYVRLNSEYTT; the protein is encoded by the coding sequence ATGTCTGAGGAAATTTCGTTGCCACAAGGGTTTCAGGCGACTGGTCTGCATTGTGGAGTGAAATCCGATAGTAGTCTCAACGACCTCGCGGTTTTCGCTTCCGAACGACCATGTGCATCGGCTGGTGTGTTCACGCAGAACCGCGTTGTCGGAGCGCCGGTGACGATCTCCCGCGAACGCACACCGAGTGCGTCGGCACGAGCTGTTGTGATTAACTCCGGCAACGCCAATGCCTGTACCGGACAACGCGGACTAGACGATGCCCGCACGATGACCCAGCAAGTCGCCGAACGCCTAAACTGCCCAGCGGATGACGTATTGGTTTGCTCGACCGGTATCATCGGGCATTTCTTGCCGATGGACAAACTCAGCGACGGCATTCCTCAGGCGATGAACAATCTCGCGGCGGACACGTCCCACTTCGAAGCCGCCGCCCGAGGAATGATGACGACCGATACCTTTCCGAAGATCGGTTCACGGACTGTGAACATTGGCGGGAAGCCGGTCACACTTTTCGGTGCCGCCAAGGGGGCGGCAATGATTGCTCCGAATATGGCGACGATGCTCTGCGTTGTCCTCACCGACGCCGCTCTCACGGTCGCAGATGCCGAACGGATGTTGAAACACTCCGTCGATCGCAGTTTCAACAGCATCAGTGTCGATGGCCATACCAGTACCAGCGACACGGTTCTGCTACTCGCCAATGGAGCGGCTGAAGTCGGCCCGACAAATGCCGACGAATCGCAGGCCTTGCTCGAAGCGCTCGACGATCTGACGGCGGAACTCGCTCAGATGATCATCCGTGATGCCGAGGGAGCGGATCACTTCATCACGCTCGACGTCACCGGCTTGGCCACCCGCGAAGACGCCTACCAAGTCGCCAAAACGATCGCCGAATCCGCCTTGGTGAAAACAGCCATCGCCGGAGCCGACCCGAATTGGGGTCGCATCATCTCCGCCGCCGGATACAGTGGCATTCCCGTTGACCCGGAAAAAATGACGCTCCACATCAACGGCACGCGCATCTTCCAAAACGGCTCCCCAACCGACTACGATGACGCCACCGTCTCCCAAACCTTGCGAGACAACCGTGAGGTCCACATCGAACTCGAATGCGGCCTGGGCGATGCAAACGTACGTTTCTGGACCAGCGATCTGACCCAAGAATACGTGCGACTGAACTCGGAATACACGACGTGA